From Vitis vinifera cultivar Pinot Noir 40024 chromosome 3, ASM3070453v1, the proteins below share one genomic window:
- the LOC100252108 gene encoding uncharacterized protein LOC100252108: MAASPLNPRAQYQARSISLSSRPHPLVPEFDEHLCRLRASQAASSSSSSISHRLSGLKDLHDCVDDLLLLPLTQQALAQHRHEKWVDELLDGSLKLLDVCGTAKDALLQTREHAHELQSSLRRRRGGENGISTEVGEYLTSRKKVKKAIHKALSNLKSMEKKCSFSPLNKDPKTLSMVYMLREVEALTLTVLESLLSSIARATGQSKPSGWSLVSKLMHHKRVACEDAAINLTEFEKMDAALSILIGLKTKSVNLVQIHNMQNELGKLESSIQDLEEGIELLSRCLIKTRVSLLNTLSH; the protein is encoded by the coding sequence ATGGCTGCCTCTCCTTTAAACCCCAGAGCCCAGTATCAAGCTCGCTCTATTAGCTTGTCCTCTAGACCACACCCTCTTGTTCCTGAATTTGATGAGCATTTATGCAGATTAAGAGCTTCTCAAGCTGCCTCgtcctcatcatcatcaataAGCCACAGACTGAGTGGGCTTAAAGATCTACATGATTGTGTAGATGATTTACTTCTGTTGCCACTTACTCAACAGGCCTTAGCCCAACACCGCCATGAGAAATGGGTTGATGAGCTGTTGGATGGATCTCTCAAGCTGTTGGATGTGTGTGGCACTGCTAAGGATGCCTTGCTGCAGACAAGGGAACATGCACATGAACTTCAATCAAGTCTGCGAAGAAGGCGGGGAGGCGAAAATGGGATCTCAACTGAGGTTGGAGAATATTTAACCTCTAGGAAGAAGGTAAAGAAGGCAATCCACAAGGCCCTAAGTAATCTGAAGAGCATGGAGAAGAAGTGCAGCTTCTCTCCCTTGAACAAAGACCCTAAGACTCTCTCCATGGTTTACATGTTAAGGGAGGTGGAAGCACTCACTCTCACAGTGCTTGAATCTCTGTTGTCCTCAATTGCAAGAGCAACAGGACAATCCAAGCCAAGTGGGTGGTCTTTGGTTTCAAAGCTGATGCATCATAAGCGTGTGGCATGTGAAGACGCAGCAATAAATCTTACTGAATTTGAGAAAATGGATGCGGCATTATCCATCCTCATTGGCCTCAAGACCAAATCTGTTAACCTGGTGCAGATTCATAATATGCAAAATGAGTTGGGAAAATTGGAATCAAGCATTCAAGACCTTGAAGAAGGGATAGAACTCCTGTCCAGGTGTTTAATCAAAACCAGGGTCTCTCTTCTCAACACCCTCAGCCACTAG
- the LOC100232985 gene encoding basic endochitinase precursor (The RefSeq protein has 4 substitutions compared to this genomic sequence): MGLWALVAFCLLSLILVGSAEQCGGQAGGRVCPGGACCSKFGRCGNTADYCGSGCQSQCSSTGDIGQLITRSMFNDMLKHRNEGSCPGKGFYTYDAFIAAAKAFPGFGTTGDTTTRKREIAAFLAQTSHETTGGWASAPDGPYAWGYCYLREQGSPGAYCVPSAQWPCAAGRKYYGRGPIQISYNYNYGQAGKAIGVDLVNNPDLVATDAVISFKTAFWFWMTPQSPKPSCHNVITGGWTPSGADRSAERLPGFGVITNIINGGVECGKGVVPQVQDRIGFYKRYCDILRVSYGNNLDCNKQKPFGSGLLLDTI; the protein is encoded by the exons ATGGGGTTGTGGGCATTGGTAGCTTTCTGTCTGTTGTCATTAATACTGGTTGGCTCAGCAGAGCAATGTGGAGGGCAAGCTGGGGGTAGAGTTTGCCCAGGGGGGGCATGCTGCAGCAAGTTTGGTTGGTGTGGCAACACTGCTGATTACTGTGGCAGTGGCTGCCAAAGCCAGTGCAGTTCCACTGGTGACATTGGCCAGCTTATTACCAGGTCCATGTTCAATGATATGCTTAAGCATAGAAATGAGGGGAGTTGCCCTGGCAAGGGCTTCTACACCTATGACGCTTTCATAGCTGCTGCTAAGGCCTTTCCTGGCTTTGGAACAACTGGTGATACCACTACTCGTAAAAGGGAAATCGCAGCCTTCTTGGCTCAAACTTCTCATGAAACCACTG GGGGGTGGGCTAGTGCACCTGATGGCCCATACGCTTGGGGATACTGCTACCTCAGGGAACAAGGCAGCCCCGGAGCTTACTGTGTTCCTAGTGCACAGTGGCCTTGTGCCGCTGGTAGGAAATACTATGGCCGAGGCCCCATACAGATTTCCTA CAACTACAACTATGGGCAAGCTGGGAAAGCCATAGGGGTAGACCTGGTAAACAACCCTGATCTAGTAGCAACAGATGCAGTCATATCATTCAAGACAGCCTTCTGGTTCTGGATGACACCCCAGTCACCCAAGCCTTCCTGCCATAATGTCATCACAGGAGGATGGACCCCATCAGGTGCAGATAGGTCAGCAGGGCGGCTTCCCGGTTTTGGTGTTATCACAAACATCATCAATGGAGGTGTTGAATGTGGGAAAGGGGTAGTTCCTCAGGTCCAGGACCGCATAGGTTTCTATAAGAGGTACTGTGATATACTTAGGGTTAGCTATGGCAACAACCTGGACTGCAACAACCAAAGGCCTTTCGGGTCTGGCCTCCTGCTGGACACCATCTAA
- the LOC100241839 gene encoding NAC domain-containing protein 6, with protein MEDMTAELELPGFRFHPTEEELLDFYLKNIIFGKRQRFDIIGLLNIYHYDPWALPGLAKIGEREWYFFVPRDRKHGNGGRPNRTTENGFWKATGSDRRILNSSDPKRIIGLRKTLVFYEGRAPHGKKTDWVMNEYRLPDNCSIPKDIVLCKIYRKATSLKVLEQRAAMEEEMKSVHGSPSSPMSSMDGISFCSSQQEKPGPSMPMQGMVFKKEVVEEKKYENGQEGAKGSCSSLQLPSGKLTELQVPKSGTDWSQDPIWTQLGSPWLQNLNTYTNILNF; from the exons ATGGAGGACATGACAGCAGAGCTTGAACTACCCGGGTTTCGGTTTCATCCTACCGAGGAAGAACTCCTGGACTTCTACctgaaaaatatcatttttgggaaGAGGCAGAGGTTTGATATAATTGGACTGCTCAACATATATCATTATGATCCTTGGGCTTTGCCAG GATTGGCGAAGATTGGCGAGAGGGAGTGGTACTTTTTTGTTCCTAGAGATAGGAAGCATGGCAATGGAGGAAGGCCTAACAGGACCACTGAAAATGGATTCTGGAAGGCCACAGGCTCAGACAGAAGAATACTGAATTCTTCTGATCCTAAAAGGATCATTGGCCTGAGAAAGACTCTTGTGTTCTACGAAGGAAGAGCACCTCATGGAAAAAAAACTGATTGGGTCATGAACGAATATCGCCTCCCAGACAACTGTTCCATACCAAAG GACATAGTGTTGTGTAAGATATATAGGAAGGCAACATCCTTGAAGGTCCTGGAACAAAGGGCAGCAATGGAGGAAGAGATGAAGTCAGTTCATGGATCACCTTCATCTCCAATGTCATCAATGGATGGTATCTCATTCTGCAGCTCTCAACAAGAAAAGCCGGGGCCATCGATGCCCATGCAGGGCATGGTTTTCAAGAAGGAAGTAGTAGAAGAGAAGAAGTATGAAAATGGCCAGGAGGGTGCCAAAGGGTCTTGCTCATCTCTGCAGTTGCCATCAGGGAAGTTGACTGAGCTCCAAGTTCCAAAATCAGGCACAGACTGGAGCCAGGACCCCATTTGGACCCAACTAGGCAGCCCTTGGCTTCAAAATCTGAACACTTACACCAACATTCTGAATTTCTAA
- the LOC100264122 gene encoding cytokinin riboside 5'-monophosphate phosphoribohydrolase LOG5 isoform X2 yields the protein MEEKVVYSRFKSVCVFCGSSTGKRNCYRDAAVELGQELVARRLDLVYGGGSIGLMGLVSQAVHRGGGHVLGIIPRTLMCKEITGETVGEVRPVADMHQRKAEMARHSDCFIALPGGYGTLEELLEVITWAQLGIHDKPVGLLNVDGYYNYLLTFIDKAVDDGFIKPSQRHIIVSAPNAKELVQKLEEYVPVHDGVIAKARWEVEQQQHQQQQQQQVGFNATTLQTEVAL from the exons ATGGAGGAGAAGGTTGTGTATTCCAGATTCAAGAGTGTCTGTGTCTTCTGTGGAAGCAGCACTGGCAAGAGAAACTGTTACAGAGATGCCGCCGTTGAATTAGGGCAAGAGCTG GTGGCGAGGAGGCTGGACCTTGTGTATGGAGGTGGGAGTATTGGCTTGATGGGTCTGGTTTCTCAAGCTGTTCATCGTGGTGGAGGACATGTTCTTGG GATCATTCCCAGAACTCTGATGTGCAAAGAG ATAACAGGAGAGACGGTTGGAGAGGTCAGGCCTGTGGCCGACATGCACCAAAGAAAAGCAGAAATGGCCCGCCATTCTGATTGCTTCATTGCCTTACCAG GTGGGTATGGAACTCTAGAGGAATTGCTGGAAGTCATCACCTGGGCACAGCTCGGAATCCATGACAAACCA GTGGGTTTGCTCAATGTGGATGGCTACTACAACTACCTGCTCACCTTCATTGACAAAGCAGTGGATGATGGCTTCATCAAGCCTTCACAGCGCCATATCATTGTGTCAGCTCCAAACGCCAAAGAGCTAGTCCAAAAGCTTGAG GAGTACGTGCCTGTGCATGATGGGGTCATTGCAAAGGCGAGGTGGGAGGTTGAACAACAGCAGcatcagcagcagcagcaacagcagGTGGGGTTCAATGCCACTACTTTGCAGACTGAGGTAGCTCTATAA
- the LOC100264122 gene encoding cytokinin riboside 5'-monophosphate phosphoribohydrolase LOG5 isoform X1 gives MEEKVVYSRFKSVCVFCGSSTGKRNCYRDAAVELGQELVARRLDLVYGGGSIGLMGLVSQAVHRGGGHVLGIIPRTLMCKEITGETVGEVRPVADMHQRKAEMARHSDCFIALPGPHLHKLKLHFTLCFQFISHETSNTLLAFSGGYGTLEELLEVITWAQLGIHDKPVGLLNVDGYYNYLLTFIDKAVDDGFIKPSQRHIIVSAPNAKELVQKLEEYVPVHDGVIAKARWEVEQQQHQQQQQQQVGFNATTLQTEVAL, from the exons ATGGAGGAGAAGGTTGTGTATTCCAGATTCAAGAGTGTCTGTGTCTTCTGTGGAAGCAGCACTGGCAAGAGAAACTGTTACAGAGATGCCGCCGTTGAATTAGGGCAAGAGCTG GTGGCGAGGAGGCTGGACCTTGTGTATGGAGGTGGGAGTATTGGCTTGATGGGTCTGGTTTCTCAAGCTGTTCATCGTGGTGGAGGACATGTTCTTGG GATCATTCCCAGAACTCTGATGTGCAAAGAG ATAACAGGAGAGACGGTTGGAGAGGTCAGGCCTGTGGCCGACATGCACCAAAGAAAAGCAGAAATGGCCCGCCATTCTGATTGCTTCATTGCCTTACCAGGTCCCCATTTGCATAAACTGAAGCTACACTTTACTCTTTGTTTTCAATTCATTTCACATGAAACCAGCAACACCCTTCTGGCTTTTTCAGGTGGGTATGGAACTCTAGAGGAATTGCTGGAAGTCATCACCTGGGCACAGCTCGGAATCCATGACAAACCA GTGGGTTTGCTCAATGTGGATGGCTACTACAACTACCTGCTCACCTTCATTGACAAAGCAGTGGATGATGGCTTCATCAAGCCTTCACAGCGCCATATCATTGTGTCAGCTCCAAACGCCAAAGAGCTAGTCCAAAAGCTTGAG GAGTACGTGCCTGTGCATGATGGGGTCATTGCAAAGGCGAGGTGGGAGGTTGAACAACAGCAGcatcagcagcagcagcaacagcagGTGGGGTTCAATGCCACTACTTTGCAGACTGAGGTAGCTCTATAA
- the LOC100258952 gene encoding expansin-like A2, giving the protein MAIFLCFLFFLISSATACDRCVHHTKVAYFSKASALSSGACGYGSLALGFYGGHLAAGVPSLFKDGAGCGACFQIRCKNTTLCSRAGTTVILTDLNRNNQTDFVLSSRAFTAMANKGMGQQILKLGLVDVEYKRVLCNYNKQNLAIRVEEMSQKPHYLAIKVLYQGGQTEIVGMDVAQVDSSRWTYMTRNYGAIWDTSNVPSGPLQLRFVVTGGYDGKWVWAKKVLPADWKVGETYDAGVQISDIAQEPCYPCDNENWK; this is encoded by the exons ATGGCTATCTTTCTAtgcttcctcttcttcctcatCTCCTCTGCAACTGCCTGCGATCGCTGTGTGCACCACACCAAGGTTGCTTACTTCTCCAAAGCCTCAGCACTCTCAT CTGGGGCTTGTGGGTATGGCTCATTGGCGTTAGGCTTCTATGGTGGGCACCTTGCAGCTGGTGTTCCCTCACTGTTCAAAGATGGAGCTGGCTGTGGTGCATGTTTTCAG ATAAGATGCAAGAACACCACTCTCTGCAGCAGAGCAGGGACTACTGTGATATTAACTGATCTCAATCGCAACAACCAAACAGACTTTGTTCTCAGCAGCAGAGCTTTCACGGCCATGGCCAACAAGGGCATGGGCCAACAGATTCTCAAGCTTGGGCTTGTGGACGTCGAATACAAGAG GGTGCTATGCAATTACAATAAACAGAATTTAGCGATTCGGGTGGAAGAAATGAGCCAAAAGCCACATTATCTAGCAATTAAAGTTCTGTACCAAGGTGGACAGACAGAAATTGTGGGCATGGATGTAGCTCAG GTTGATTCATCAAGATGGACCTACATGACAAGAAACTATGGCGCAATTTGGGACACCAGTAATGTCCCATCTGGGCCACTGCAACTCAGGTTTGTAGTCACGGGCGGGTACGATGGAAAGTGGGTTTGGGCAAAGAAGGTGCTTCCTGCTGATTGGAAAGTTGGGGAGACCTATGATGCTGGAGTTCAGATCAGTGATATAGCACAGGAGCCTTGTTATCCCTGCGACAACGAAAACTGGAAATGA
- the LOC100255425 gene encoding alanine--tRNA ligase, chloroplastic/mitochondrial gives MEGLKLGHTLQNSHGLNLLVQIPNSSLVSRPSFPIQPKCNLALSTGCRVYAGSIIRKLALISPSGLPCGHSNLKQTREVRFTTRSTSASIQPMTEELVEDKSKDLPTSGDSIRHRFLDFYASRGHKVLPSSSLVPDDPTVLLTIAGMLQFKPIFLGKVPRQVPRATTAQRCIRTNDVENVGKTSRHHTFFEMLGNFSFGDYFKKEAIKWAWELSTIEYGLPADRLWISVYEDDDEALAIWTKEVGVPVERIKRMGAEDNFWTSGVTGPCGPCSEIYYDFHPERGYSDVDLGDDTRFIEFYNLVFMQYNKKDDGSLEPLKQMNIDTGLGLERMARILQKVPNNYETDLIYPIIEKASELANVSYALADDHAKMNLKVIGDHLRAIVYLISDGVVPSNIGRGYVARRLIRRAVRTGRLLGIKGDGRGNPEGAFLPTIAEKVIELSSQIDPDVKSRAPRILEELKREELRFVQTLERGEKLLDEMLANALLNSNENGNGPILSGKDVFLLYDTYGFPVEITTEAAEERGVGIDMNGFEIEMENQRRQSQAAHNAVKLAVGNSADLTENISDTEFLGYETLSTKAVIEGLLVNGNPVIQVSEGSDVEIFLNRTPFYAESGGQIGDHGFLYVNEDRNQKNAVVEIKDVQKSLGNIFVHKGTIKEGVVEVGKEVEAAVDANLRQRAKIHHTATHLLQAALKKVIGDETSQAGSLVAFDRLRFDFNFHRPLQEKELVEIEELINGWIGDATLLQTKVMPLADAKRAGAIAMFGEKYGEQVRVVEVPGVSMELCGGTHVSNTCEIRGFKIISEQGIASGIRRIEAVAGDAFIEYVNARDNHMRQLCSTLKVKAEEVTTRVEALLEELRMTRNEVSAVRAKAAVYKASVMAGNAFPVGTSKKIRVLVESMDDIDADSLKSAAEYLIDTLQDPAAVILGSCPSEEKVSLVAAFTPGVVDLGIQAGKFIGPIAKLCGGGGGGRPNFAQAGGRKPENLSGALEKAREELVAILSEKAS, from the exons ATGGAAGGCTTGAAGCTCGGACACACTCTGCAGAATAGCCATGGCTTGAACCTTCTTGTCCAAATTCCAAATTCAAGCTTAGTTTCCAGACCATCTTTCCCAATTCAACCCAAATGCAACCTGGCTCTTTCCACAG GTTGCCGGGTTTATGCTGGCTCTATAATCAGAAAACTAGCCCTCATTTCTCCCAGTGGTTTGCCCTGTGGACATTCCAATCTGAAGCAAACAAGGGAAGTACGATTTACCACAAGAAGCACATCAG CATCAATACAGCCTATGACTGAGGAACTGGTAGAGGACAAGTCCAAGGATCTCCCAACAAGTGGTGATTCTATACGGCACCGATTTCTCGATTTCTATGCTTCTCGTGGGCACAAGGTTCTTCCAAGTTCTTCTCTTGTGCCAGATGATCCCACAGTTCTACTGACAATTGCAGGAATGCTTCAATTCAAGCCTATATTCCTTGGAAAG GTTCCCAGACAAGTACCTCGTGCTACAACTGCTCAAAGGTGCATACGTACCAATGATGTGGAGAACGTAGGTAAAACATCTCGACaccatactttctttgagatgCTTGGGAACTTCAGCTTTGGAGATTACTTCAAGAAGGAAGCAATTAAATGGGCATGGGAGCTTTCAACAATAGA GTATGGATTGCCAGCTGACAGATTATGGATTAGTGTttatgaagatgatgatgaagcTTTAGCAATATGGACCAAAGAG GTGGGTGTTCCTGTGGAGCGCATAAAGAGGATGGGTGCTGAGGACAACTTCTGGACCAGTGGAGTGACTGGTCCCTGTGGTCCATGCTCTGAGATTTATTACGATTTCCATCCTGAGCGGGGATATTCGGATGTT GATCTAGGTGATGACACTAGGTTTATAGAGTTTTACAACCTGGTTTTCATGCAATACAACAAAAAAGATGATGGATCACTGGAACCCCTCAAACAGATGAATATAGATACTGGGCTTGGCCTAGAGCGTATGGCTCGCATCCTTCAGAAG GTTCCAAACAATTACGAGACTGACTTAATTTATCCTATCATAGAGAAAGCCTCAGAATTGGCAAATGTCTCGTATGCTCTTGCTGATGATCATGCAAAAATGAACCTTAAG GTTATTGGAGATCATTTGCGTGCAATTGTTTATCTCATATCAGATGGTGTTGTTCCATCAAATATTGGAAGAGGTTATGTGGCTCGGCGGCTTATCAGAAGAGCTGTTCGAACTGGAAGGTTACTTGGTATAAAGGGAGATGGTAGGGGGAACCCTGAAGGGGCATTTTTACCAACCATTGCAGAAAAAGTAATAGAGTTAAGTAGCCAAATAGATCCCGATGTAAAGAGTAGAGCACCTCGCATTCTTGAGGAGTTGAAAAGGGAGGAGTTGCGTTTTGTACAGACactagagagaggagaaaagtTGCTTGATGAAATGCTGGCTAATGCATTATTAAATTCTAATGAAAATGGAAACGGGCCTATTTTGTCAGGAAAAGATGTATTTCTTTTGTATGACACTTATGGGTTTCCAGTGGAGATAACAACAGAAGCTGCTGAAGAACGTGGGGTTGGTATAGATATGaatggttttgaaattgaaatggAGAACCAAAGGCGGCAATCTCAGGCTGCGCATAATGCTGTTAAACTGGCAGTTGGAAATAGTGCAGATCTTACTGAAAATATTTCTGACACTGAATTTCTAGGATATGAAACCCTCTCTACCAAAGCAGTAATTGAAGGCCTCTTGGTGAATGGGAACCCAGTGATCCAAGTTTCCGAAGGAAGTGATGTAGAAATTTTTCTGAATAGGACACCATTTTATGCTGAATCAGGTGGTCAAATTGGAGATCACGGTTTCTTATATGTAAATGAAGatagaaaccaaaaaaatgCTGTTGTTGAGATAAAAGATGTCCAGAAATCTCTGGGTAACATATTTGTTCATAAGGGCACTATCAAGGAAGGAGTTGTAGAGGTTGGCAAAGAAGTAGAAGCTGCAGTAGATGCAAACCTGAGGCAACGGGCTAAG ATTCATCATACAGCTACTCATTTGCTACAAGCTGCACTTAAAAAAGTTATAGGTGATGAAACATCACAAGCTGGTTCACTGGTGGCTTTCGATCGTCTCAGGTTTGACTTTAACTTCCACCGACCACTTCAGGAGAAGGAGCTTGTGGAAATTGAAGAATTGATCAATGGATGGATTGGGGATGCAACACTGCTCCAGACTAAAGTGATGCCTCTAGCTGATGCAAAAAGAGCTGGAGCTATTGCAATGTTTGGAGAAAAATATGGTGAACAG GTACGTGTTGTAGAGGTTCCAGGTGTATCCATGGAGCTATGTGGTGGGACCCATGTCAGCAATACTTGTGAAATACGTGGCTTCAAAATAATCTCAGAACAGGGTATTGCATCTGGGATCAGGCGTATTGAAGCTGTTGCTGGGGATGCTTTCATCGAATATGTCAATGCTAGAGATAATCACATGAGACAACTATGCTCCACTCTGAAA GTGAAAGCTGAAGAAGTGACTACTAGGGTAGAAGCTCTCTTGGAGGAGTTACGGATGACAAGAAATGAAGTTTCTGCTGTTCGTGCAAAAGCAGCAGTATACAAAGCATCAGTTATGGCAGGCAATGCATTCCCAGTGGGGACTTCAAAAAAAATCAG GGTACTAGTTGAGAGTATGGATGATATTGATGCGGATTCACTAAAGAGTGCAGCTGAATACCTCATTGATACGCTACAAGATCCTGCAGCTGTCATTTTGGGCTCATGTCCTAGTGAAGAGAAGGTAAGTTTGGTTGCAGCATTCACCCCAGGGGTTGTTGATCTAGGAATTCAAGCAGGGAAGTTTATAGGGCCCATAGCTAAGTTGTGTGGTGGAGGAGGAGGTGGCAGACCTAATTTTGCTCAGGCAGGTGGAAGGAAGCCTGAGAATTTGTCAGGTGCTCTAGAAAAAGCTCGAGAAGAGCTTGTTGCCATTCTATCTGAAAAAGCAAGCTGA